A window of Pseudoliparis swirei isolate HS2019 ecotype Mariana Trench chromosome 2, NWPU_hadal_v1, whole genome shotgun sequence genomic DNA:
GGAGAAGCAGGGGATGAGGAAGAGAGCTCCTGCAGTGTGCTGCTGCAGGGACTAGGTACTGTTACTAGCActaacagaggagagaggacaacaATATAATGATAATCCACTGATTTTGGCTATAGCGTACATGTGGTTAAATAGATATCAGAACACTTTGTGataggagatgatgaagaaccAATACTCTCCCACTTTCCTCTTGTCTTGTCTTTGACTTCCTTCTCAGCCAAATACCCATGCCTTCAGCTGAGAAATCCAGGTACCACGGATGAAAAAGAGCAGTGTGGTCCAGAGCTGCACTTTGGCTCTGTGGCTGTCGGACAAAGTTTGAAGAAACACTTTGACATCTTCAACCCCTCCCCCGTACGTcgcacacaaagatacacaaatgcAAACGTACGCTCTCAATGATCTTCCTCATCATCGCTCtttttgcccctctcctccAGGTCACTGGGTCATTCTCTCTTTCACCACTGTCCAGCGGGGTCCCTTTGATGGAGTCAGAGTTTGTCTGTGATGTGACCAGCGGTAGGGTGGCACCTGGAGGATCACTACGGGCTTTAGTCACCTACACTCCTGCGGTGGTAAATAGTGTCTCTGTGGAGTACTTGACTCTAAAATGTAGAGGGGCATTAAATAAAAATCTGCTCAAGCTCATTGGAAACTGTGGAGGTAAGGGCCACACatattgtaacacacacacatattgttcCCCTTTTTTGCACGAAAGAAAGCtggatacatatataaacacttgTTCTTCTTGTAACTAGGTCCCAACGTGTCCTTGTCCTCCTCTGTGCTGGACTTTGGCTGTGTTGAGGAGGGAGGGGTAGTGGTACAGACAGTGGAGCTGGTGAATTCTGCGCCTGTTGAGGCGTTCTACCAATGGGACCTTGATTGTACTGGGAACAGTGTTTTCAGCATCATGCCAGCAAGTGGCACCGTATGCCCACACAGCCATACCACAGTCGAGGCCATCTACAAGCCCACGCAGCCGATTGCACATCACAGGAGAGTGACATGTATCATACTCCACAGGGTAGGTGCCAATATGCAGacgcatacacactcacagggcacacacacacacacacatcaccaatATTCATTGTATCTACATATTTGCTCTTTCCTGTAGGAGCCCTTATTCCTTGACCTTATTGGTACCTGTCACTCAGAGCTCAAGCAACCAGTGATACTGAAACCTGAGCACTTGGTTCTTTACAAGCTCCACTGGTCCCGCAGACAGGACCCGTCCGAAACTCTCACTGCCATGCAGCAAGAAAATGAAGTGCACTTGGAGCAGCAGGGAGTGCTCTGCCCGGTGGAGGAGGTAAAGTGCCAAAGAAGTGATGAAATGTGCAGATTTGTCTagattttaaataattcataagAAAAGATTAAATCACTTACAGTATTATGTCACCAGTAAAGGACACAGTATAGGGTTGgtatgtctctctcactctttctctgtgtCCCTTTCTAGCAGTCACAGCAGGAACCAGACAAGATACCTCCAATCGAGGAATATTATCAGTCCTGCTTGGGTTGCATGGATCCCCTCTCTCGCAGTTCTTTATCCTCCCCACATGTATCTGTGGTGCCCAGTGAGCTGCTGTTTAATCACAAAACATCTTCATCCACTTCTACTCAGTCTGTCTCCATCACCAACCACACTAGGGGGAAACTCAGGTATCAGTTTGTGCACTAGATTGTGTCTTCTCACTCTGGCACTACGGACGCACACGTTTTGTTTCTGGAAATAACCTGACTATAATCtctctttttattgtttttcttgCTCAATCTGGTTTCTGTTGCATGCGATTCTGCAACAGCCTGGTGTGGACTGCTGCCCAAGACTCCCCGTTCACCGTCTCtccctcatcatgtgacctggCTCCTCTAAAATCCACTTCATTTAGAGTGACCTATGACCCCAAGCAGCTCAATACGCTGCACGGAGCGCAACTTGAGTGCTTTGCATACTATAAGGTAATGCTGCTCGATAGTCCGTAGATAAAATTCCATCACATCAAGTGATTGTGCCTTTTCTCTTTCTGAATAAATATCTGAATAAATCATTCAAACCGTTCAAATATGTCACCTGACTTTGCTGAAAGGTCAACTACAAAAGAAAACCAATATATTGCAACACATTTGGCTGTGAGTCTATCGTGTTTCTTCCCTGGATGCTGCAGGACAATCATCACAGAGAGGGGCAACTGCTGTGTCCACCCTGGTGCGTGACGGTCAGAGTCATAGGCCATTTCTTTCAGCCAGGCAAAGAGCATTTCATCCCATGCTGCTCCTTGCAGCCTCCGCGAGTGGTGAGAAGGAAGCAAGAGAAATAACTCAAATGTTacatatctgtctctctcttggaGCCTCTCATTTGTCTATTTTTACCATTCTCTCAGTAAAAAATTATGatattaattataattttcCTTGCCTTGTCAAACTAAACATTTTCTTTGAAACCTCTAAAAAGGGCATTATAACACTGCCATACACTAAGATATACTAGTCTGGTAACTGTAATACTTTGTTTTTTTCAGGTGTTTCCAGCCCTTAGTGTTATTTCCTATCGGACAGTGCTCCTCCAGAATGGTGGGGCCCTGCCCCTCACTTTCTGTCTGGACCACAGCTCAAACCCTGCATTGGCACAATCTGTGTCTGTCGTGCCGAGCTGTGGTCTGATCCAGCCTGGAAAACACCAAATCCTCACCCTCAGAACAATTCCCACGGAAGACAGTCCCAAACAGGGATTCAGTTTACACCTTCAGCTCAATGCAGCTCAACACACAAAGGTACTGTACACACGACACgggaacacagaggacacacgcTGGACACACTCGCCACGCTCTGCTTGCAGGCTGttttatgtgtgcatgtgtttttgtgtccttCAGGAACTGACAGTTGTCAGTGTGGTGGAaaagctgtgtgtgtctctggaagGAGACAACAGTTTATATTTCCGGCCAACAGCTGTGGGCTCTCGGACACAGCGCTCCCACCACATCAGGAACCTCAGCCGTCTCCCTCTACGGTCGGTTGGCATCACGGTTGTTACTCCAGTGCTGTATTTGTGACATTTTTCAGTGTATTGTTTGAAGTCTGGATTTATCCAAACATCATTAATCTTGTCTACAGCTGGCTTTCTGTGATTGTCCTTTATGATAGATTCCAATGGAGCATTCCAGAGCCAGACCAGGAGCTTATCTTTGTTAAACCAGATGCTGGCGAACTGCATCCCAATGAGAGCTCAGTGAGaccctgaatgaatcatgtttaTTAAAGCGGAGGCTGTGCTTTTGATGAAATGTCTTAGCAACTaactttgtttacctttttttgtACAATTGTGTGCAACTGTTTGGTTTTACAGGTCCAGATATGGTCCTTCAGCCCACTGGAAGAAAAAGCATACACACTTAAACCAACTCTCACCTTCTGGCCCGTCCAGACTCCTGGATGTAACGAGTCACACCTCACCCTTAAAGTGGTGGGGTTTGGCTCTCAAGGATTCATAGAGGTAGGACTGCCATTGTGTGttgttggatgtgtgtgtgtgtgtgtgtgtgtatatatatatatatatatatatacatacatacatacactgtatatggatgcatgcatgcatgtgactatgtttgcatgtgtgtatgtaattgAGCTGTGTGTGAAGTTTCAAGCAGTGTatgcatctccccccccccccccccccgctcaggCAGAGAAAGCAGTTCTGGATGTGGGAGAGATTCTGGTGGGAAGCTGTCGGGCGATTCAGGTTCCTCTGGTGAACAACAGcccctgttctgtctccttttgtgtctctgtaCAGCAGACACTTCTGGATGAGGATCTTACTTATGACCCCAGCACCGAGCCAAAAGGTAAAATCTTCTGTCAAGGTCCTTGCTGTCTTTTGCATACTGTATTTACATGATTGATCAACTCCCAGCAGAGGTTTGATTTGAGCATGTCCAATTGTCAGTAAGGCAAACGAAAAGTGATCACTGCACAACCTATGTGGATTTTATGCAACTTACCATTACTGTGAGAAATCAACCATTTAATgtgttgtaaataaaaaatgaaattaatCTGTTGGGTTAACCATTCAAACATAAAACAGAAATTGGTTCCATATTGGTTTGTTTGAAAAGTAACTCTAACGACATCAATGCGAAGTCAGTTCCAGTGATGCGACCTTACATGCTCTAACTTAACTTAAAACTATGACCAAACAAAGTTGGACAATGGAGTGGAAACAAGATGGACCGCTGACCACAACCTATTCAGATGTAGTTGGTCCAGTGTTGTACACTAGCATTGACCTGTCTGGCCATTTAGCTCTACAGCTGGACTGTGAGAGGGGAACCATCGTCTCACGCTCCACAATGCTGCTCCGATCCACTGTCGGCCCACACAGGCGAGCCCAGTACCTCTGGACCATCAGCTACCAGATGCTGAATGCCAGTGGTAGatggaacacacaaacactacacacctgaatgTATTCTACTATTTAGTGTTCTGTTACTTGAGCATCAATGCTCTTTCCATTTCTATATCTGCCCTTCTCTCTCCCCAGGATGTGTGACATCACCTCCCCAAGCCGTGTGTGAAGTGCGAGCCAAAGGCGTGTTCCCCGCCCTGCAGGTGATTGACGTGTGCAGCGGTGGCAGTGTGGGCCGACTCAGCAAGGTGCGCCTGTGGAAACTCTTCTCACTGGACAGCCTCAATGAGCACATCCTGTCCAACCCGTCCCCTGCGGAGCTCACTGACAAAACCCCTACTCGGCACAGGTGAGGGGAAGattatatttgttataatttCAATTTTGTTTgtgataaataaaatatataccgaGATAAGATTATTTTATGAGAGTTGTTGAGATTTTGATgcaattttttgtttgtttccctgtAATGATTTGATTGTTTCTTTTATTGCAAAAGACAATGGAATAATACTTGAATATTATATTGAGTCGTTATGTCTTCTCTTCCTGCATCTGATCTGAGCAGTTCTCCTTCAGTCTTCACCAAAGCCATGTTGGATTTCAACTTCAGTGCCACTCCCATGAATTCAGAGCCCTCaatttttgtgttgttgtttcacAACCCGGGCTCCATCCCTGTAGAATGGTGAGTAATAAGCAGAATGTAGAGAATACAGTCACTCCAAGGTAAAGATAACTGTATTCAgcaatgtttttatatttgcaaATCATCGCTCATCTTATGCATACGGGGCAGTGTCCCTGATTGATTGTAAAGTAGAGAGGAGTTTGAATGGACATTTTCTCTACTTTTTCTACTTTAATGACTGTTGGCCTTCTCTTCAATATCAGGGCTTTCTTGTTTCCAGTGGACCAACAGATAGAGTTGGACTTCTGGACAGATACTGGAGAGTTTAGCAGTACTGATCTGTACCAGATGAAGGTCAGGCATGTCTTTTCTTTCTATAAAAACAGGAATGAATTGTAGATTAGATTACGTGATTGAATTTAACTGAAGGTCTACTATTTGACACTAACCTCACATATCCTCTTATCATTGACAGGTTCAAGACAGCCGTCTGTTCAGCATATCTCCCCGTTCTGGCACTTTGCTCCctggccagcagagggcagtaCACTTCACCTACAGGTCAGATATTATTGCAAGGAATAAAGCACAGAATAATAAACAAGACAATTAGCTAATATAGGCAAGGAGGAGAGTTATGCAAGAGCAGATGACACtaataatatgtatgtatgatcCCACAATAATCTAAACGTTGTCCTTCACAGTCATGATTTCGCCGGGACAGATCGGCTTCCTGTCATGCTCAAACTTTCTTATGGTAGAGAGATATCGGTGAGGCAGAACTCCATATGCATTTTCATGATCCTCACTTATTCTTAGTTTAACAACACCAAAACTAAATTTGATTGGCTATAATGGTAGAATTTAAATTAGAAATAAACTCGTTTTCAGTTCAATGGTATTATTCCTGTTTGTCTTTTGACCTAATAAATCCTAATATGTGACTGGTGTGGTGAACTGATATTTGATGTTAACTTCCCATGCGTGTGATGTGGTTTTGTGCGCAGCTGAACCTTCAGGGGTTAACGGTGGAGAAAGACCGGCCCTATCTCCACTTCCCCTTCAAGCGACATGTCTTCACCTCGGTCACTATTGGGGACTCTACTCCGCCAAAGCAGGTGTGTTAAATTTCTCCAACATTCAGCCTCTTGGGAGTGCTCAACTCACAGTGAGCTGAAATATATCACTTACTTATTGATAGTATAATATTTCATATATGAACTCATATTCAGTAAAAACAGCTTCTTCAGATGTATCCTGTTAGCACTGGATTTCTGGATTCCATCAGAAATCTCAACAATGTGTTGATACCCCAAAGCAGCAACTGACCCATACTAATCATATCAACAacgcttttttgttttgtcaaatACAGTGAACATAATAAATGTGTTTGGAAATCCATTGTTGTTTAGTTGGCATGTGTTCCTCCGTGTTTACAGGAGAACCTAAGCTTCCCTGAAAGGCTAGACAAAACCCTGGTGActtggcttttattttttttcctgcagTTGTATGAACTACACAACTGCGGTGCAGTGCCAGTCCGGTATGAGGTGGACACGGCTGTGTTATCGCAGCTAAAGGAGGACAACTTTAACCATCCCGTGCTACTCTGCCTCAATCCAGAGGGAGAGGTCTTACCTGGGAAGACGGCCATGCTGGAATGGATCTTCTCTCCATTGGAGGCTAAGATGTACCATGTACGGATTGAGCCATTCTGCCTTCCTCCCGATGCCTTCACTGTCCCCTCACACCGGTTAGATAGCTGATTTGGGCAGTATGGATTGCAGGCACCATGCTTCTCGCCAATGTGcatattttctcttttgctTTGTAATCACATTTATAGCAATGTATAACTGGCACAGACAGATACAGAATTTAATGAGTTTCTCTTGATTGATTTATTCAGAATAATGACACATACCCCCATAGCATGTATACCATTAGCTAAGTACCTCAGTGCCCAATCCCTATGAATTGTAAGTCTGTCGTTGTGCATCCCCAGATGGATGTTCCTAtctatgtccaggatggagacTCCACGCCGGTGAGGTTTGAAGGATGCGGGTTTGATTCTCCTACACTGGGCTCCACAAACCCATTTAACTGTAGTGATACTAAGGCATCTGAATCCTGTGTCAAGAAAGTGGCCTTCCCGGGACAGGTGGGAGCAGttcttgtcttttttaaaaactttaattCAATCTGCTTAATTCCAGTAGTTGTCTATTCCTAATAAGTCTTAGGTTTTTTTGTGTCTCAGACCATTTAAGCCTGTATGCGTTCATCCCAATGTTTTCTAGGTGGTATATCTGTCAGAGGACAGTGTCACTCTTGGCAACATCCCTGTCTGCTCACGGTTTTCAAGAATCCTCTTCCTCACCAACGTGTCCCACACAGACTCGGTCCACTATAAATGGGACAAGCAGAGCTATCAGCAGGTACAGAATGGTTTGCATGTAGCCTATGAATAACATCTTATGTATGTCACTATTTTGAAGAAGATACAAGCAGATCCTCCCGCTCTGTGTCGGGCCGTCTCTCATATAGAGCACAAATATACCGAGGTTTTACATTTGGGATTCtgacatatttgtttgtgtgttttgcgtTGTGTACAGGAGGTGCAGATCCATCCAGAACAAGGAGTTCTGTGTCCAGGGGAGAGTGGCCTTTGTGTGCTTACCTTCACCTCTACTGACTACCCCACTTGTCATCAGCTAGATGCCATCTGCCAGGTACCACAGCAGCACTAGTGTAGATTTAAAGCTGCATGTggtaattattttgtatttttttttgccaGTTGAATTTTAGTCTAATGACATTTTCATTCTGCTGTAGCAGAAATTTGTTGGAAGTTAATCTATTCTACGAAGTACAGATGAtacgcttcaaaacattggtgcTTGCGTATCATGGTCAAACCTTACACCGCAGACCGTTACCTCCGCTCGGCATCtgcaatcgacttgtgactccgtcacttcgagctaatcatcTGACAAAATCAAAGTTTGCTGTCAGCAGGAAGTCGCTACATCTTCCGCCttaaactaaaaacaaatcttttcTGACTAttccttgaataaaaacagactagcacttcagtggcacttgaatggcacgtacattttgtattatggctttcttgaagaaatgttacttttttgattcttgttgttatGATTTTGTACTCATGGCTGAATGCACTaattcgctttggataaaagtgtcagctaaatgacatgttatgTAATGATACACACAGtgttctctcctcccctctccaggTTTTCCTGGAAGCCGCACTGACTCGGTACCGTGATGCTTTGCAGTGttgggaggaagagaaaaagagacagcGACATGAATTCACCGACATGAATAGCAATCTTACAGAAAACCAAGGAGTTTGGATAGATAAGGTCCTTCCTCAAGTTCAAAGTTCTATTTTTCGACATCGATGAAACACCCATATTCATCCGTTGTCTTGTTACAGGAACCTGTAGCAGCTCCAGGAAGAAAAGGGCCACCACTCAGGAAATACAAGGTGGTCTTCATTTGCTCTAAATACAAGGCCTCGCTTGTGAAACAAAAATGAAAGtaatcaaattaaatgaaagaCATGCAGTAAAACAAATATCTGGCTTCATATCGATGacgcctctctttctctcccctccaGACTCTTCCTCCCATCCGTGCCAGTGGGAGCTGTGAAACAGTGGGCATGATATGTACCAAGATGACAAGAGCTGAGCGTCGGGCCCAGCGAGAAACCGCAAAATCACAGGGGCGCCCGGAACCCCCCCAACCTGCTCTGCTGCATCTCTGGGTTACAGCACGCTCTCACAGGCTTCTGGAGTACCTCCCACACCTCACTAACCAGTCCAGTGAGCACTGCAGGTAAAGGATATAGAGTGTATTCTTTGCATCACAGGCAGAATGATCTTTGATGCACACCACAGAAACATCTGCACGTGTGCTGTTTTACTAAGATGCTTGCAGTCAGTCAAGCCCCAGAAACCTGGACCATCTTCTGTAAGCACTTCCTCTCCTGCTGGGCTGCCCTCCACGACGCATGGCCCTGAGAGAGACATCACCATGCATGTACTCACCTCTCTGCTCGGGTAACACTTACACAGAcacccagaaacacacacaaaaggcatATGCACTGCAGTGAACTTACTTGCTTTTAGGATTAGCTTTAATGGAGATGGTTAAAatagtgtatgcgtgtgtgcatatTAATTAGTCTCTCTTCTTTTCCAGGGGCATACTAGATGATCCAGCCTTCATCCATTCTCTAGTTACTTTGCCATCCTTACCCATCACTTACCAGCTTCAAGAAACGAGTTCCTCTCACCGCcccacatctcctcctccccttacACCCAAACCTCAGGTTCTGTTGAGTGGGGCAGCGGCACAGAATGAACAGCACCACATAGTGGACAGCGAGGGACCTGCGGGACGCCTGAGAAACCAGCGAGGAACACAAAACACAGCACACACTGAGCATGTGCCTGCTGACATGAGCGAGGATGTTTTGCTGAACACCCTCCAGAACCTGATGATGGAAGCTGTCAGAGGAGAGCTTGTCCTCACAGCGCACCCCCGCACTGTTATCCTGCCACCTGTTTTTACCAGGTGAGGACAGCTACACTGTCGGTTTCTCTAGTAGTTGCTCCTCTATTAGTCAGAAATAAAATGTCACACAAAATGGCTAACATATTGTCTG
This region includes:
- the cfap65 gene encoding cilia- and flagella-associated protein 65; its protein translation is MFSEARGPDPLASGAPWKPSTPAKDIKDPVICQRQRGGKYQQQSSSQRSCLLGLELKQELLWEDWDLGREFTKTLVLKNIYRKLQKLHVRPPASKFFTTFIPQLIVLSPGTSFSMPICFRPLQRCEYEDSIEFQSKDGSFQVCLRAIIPCHALEVPDSVLLPLCAVQNSSSTNFLFKNVSKLQTCFQWKCTAPFQLSPEQGLLKPGQECHVTVVFRPQEALVYQQQANCCFGEAGDEEESSCSVLLQGLAKYPCLQLRNPGTTDEKEQCGPELHFGSVAVGQSLKKHFDIFNPSPVTGSFSLSPLSSGVPLMESEFVCDVTSGRVAPGGSLRALVTYTPAVVNSVSVEYLTLKCRGALNKNLLKLIGNCGGPNVSLSSSVLDFGCVEEGGVVVQTVELVNSAPVEAFYQWDLDCTGNSVFSIMPASGTVCPHSHTTVEAIYKPTQPIAHHRRVTCIILHREPLFLDLIGTCHSELKQPVILKPEHLVLYKLHWSRRQDPSETLTAMQQENEVHLEQQGVLCPVEEQSQQEPDKIPPIEEYYQSCLGCMDPLSRSSLSSPHVSVVPSELLFNHKTSSSTSTQSVSITNHTRGKLSLVWTAAQDSPFTVSPSSCDLAPLKSTSFRVTYDPKQLNTLHGAQLECFAYYKDNHHREGQLLCPPWCVTVRVIGHFFQPGKEHFIPCCSLQPPRVVFPALSVISYRTVLLQNGGALPLTFCLDHSSNPALAQSVSVVPSCGLIQPGKHQILTLRTIPTEDSPKQGFSLHLQLNAAQHTKELTVVSVVEKLCVSLEGDNSLYFRPTAVGSRTQRSHHIRNLSRLPLRFQWSIPEPDQELIFVKPDAGELHPNESSVQIWSFSPLEEKAYTLKPTLTFWPVQTPGCNESHLTLKVVGFGSQGFIEAEKAVLDVGEILVGSCRAIQVPLVNNSPCSVSFCVSVQQTLLDEDLTYDPSTEPKALQLDCERGTIVSRSTMLLRSTVGPHRRAQYLWTISYQMLNASGCVTSPPQAVCEVRAKGVFPALQVIDVCSGGSVGRLSKVRLWKLFSLDSLNEHILSNPSPAELTDKTPTRHSSPSVFTKAMLDFNFSATPMNSEPSIFVLLFHNPGSIPVEWAFLFPVDQQIELDFWTDTGEFSSTDLYQMKVQDSRLFSISPRSGTLLPGQQRAVHFTYSHDFAGTDRLPVMLKLSYGREISLNLQGLTVEKDRPYLHFPFKRHVFTSVTIGDSTPPKQLYELHNCGAVPVRYEVDTAVLSQLKEDNFNHPVLLCLNPEGEVLPGKTAMLEWIFSPLEAKMYHMDVPIYVQDGDSTPVRFEGCGFDSPTLGSTNPFNCSDTKASESCVKKVAFPGQVVYLSEDSVTLGNIPVCSRFSRILFLTNVSHTDSVHYKWDKQSYQQEVQIHPEQGVLCPGESGLCVLTFTSTDYPTCHQLDAICQVFLEAALTRYRDALQCWEEEKKRQRHEFTDMNSNLTENQGVWIDKEPVAAPGRKGPPLRKYKTLPPIRASGSCETVGMICTKMTRAERRAQRETAKSQGRPEPPQPALLHLWVTARSHRLLEYLPHLTNQSSEHCRCLQSVKPQKPGPSSVSTSSPAGLPSTTHGPERDITMHVLTSLLGGILDDPAFIHSLVTLPSLPITYQLQETSSSHRPTSPPPLTPKPQVLLSGAAAQNEQHHIVDSEGPAGRLRNQRGTQNTAHTEHVPADMSEDVLLNTLQNLMMEAVRGELVLTAHPRTVILPPVFTRTSKMSKATAEEEGGILGNRREPAGT